One window of Trifolium pratense cultivar HEN17-A07 linkage group LG5, ARS_RC_1.1, whole genome shotgun sequence genomic DNA carries:
- the LOC123884767 gene encoding 40S ribosomal protein S30, with the protein MGKVHGSLARAGKVRGQTPKVAKQDKKKKPRGRAHKRMQYNRRFVTAVVGFGKKRGPNSSEK; encoded by the exons ATGG GTAAGGTTCATGGATCTCTTGCTCGTGCCGGAAAAGTGAGAGGACAAACTCCAAAAGTTGCAAAGCAAGACAAAAAGAAGAAGCCACGTGGTCGTGCTCACAAGCGTATGCAATACAATCGCCGATTCGTCACCGCCGTTGTCGGATTCGGAAAGAAGCGTGGACCTAACTCATCTGAGAAGTGA